From Rhea pennata isolate bPtePen1 chromosome 26, bPtePen1.pri, whole genome shotgun sequence, the proteins below share one genomic window:
- the WNK4 gene encoding serine/threonine-protein kinase WNK4 isoform X7 translates to MLAAEPAAAGGAMSQPEAERAGGAAEPEPEPEPEPEPEPEPEPPGRAPQRSRGRRLSARFSRRSSAELELLGYAAAAGPGRAGSGSPPPATRRREPEETESEEVETRAVATSPDGRFLKFDIEIGRGSFKTVYKGLDTETTVEVAWCELQTRKLSKTERQRFSEEVEMLKGLQHPNIVRFYDSWKSSIKGQICIVLVTELMTSGTLKTYLRRFKEMKLKVLQRWSRQILKGLHFLHTRSPPIIHRDLKCDNIFITGPTGSVKIGDLGLATLKCASFAKSVIGTPEFMAPEMYEEKYDEAVDVYAFGMCMLEMATSEYPYSECQNAAQIYRKVTSGLKPSSFYKVKVPELKEIIEGCIRMDKDERYTIQDLLEHSFFQEDTGVHVELAEEDDGVKSGLKLWLRMDDTKKLHGKYKDNNAIEFLFELYKDVAEEVAQEMVILGFICEADYKLVAKAVRDRVVAIKRKREKLKRAREAALRAEPQPEPEPVPGVLQLLEELKSPGTPRSPAASPATPGSADSVFGSAFPPEPEEPEADQHQHFAYRHASYSSATSDGETDGYLSSSGFLDSPPPPPPWGDTAGPPAARPAHPFPTSVAARLPASAGDVSSPVDSYASDVASGPSDGCEGLSAGERGARAPGRRPAGKLLRRRARSRLRITNVSDQSDRVVECQLQTYNNKMVTFKFDLDGDSPEEIAAVMVRSEFILESEQDGFIRRLRDIIHRVETLLRKEGHAAALPAGPAAASPVPADLQLQELSRSVSSSSLSGTYHGAPARSGPPAPALTALPADLGCISPSLSLPSPPLPSPSSSPSESDLASPTEPLAAVMSVAHTLLPAVSSVAGSGARLYPPLLPRPQSLALASPHFTYPAAAPVPAGTGGPAGEGPVPAPAPLGTEAPASPLPPPLSPSVPGRVQGSVVPLGSPKPGHQLIVSESPAAGAPKPQLSPINEEARPQILGRFQVMPSRDPAESSPPPGHDGSEPAGREPWEPTASGSPLPAAPAAEGSTSSDSDSVLETVVQEPEAEDVLAEEGTPVAPPESDREGPGEEGAESTSQAVLSQVWLSCSRSMSYLSSDDTESEDEEIWEELQKLRQKHLAEVQLLQSAQKKEIEELYLRMGKQPPLGIVSPAAMLSSRQRRLSKGSFNPSRRNSLQRLELAQPAGIAGPVPGAARCPHPCVAPLSAICPCRNHASKLAERQQHWLPGAATQQGGDLC, encoded by the exons ATGCTGGCGGCGGAGCCggccgctgccggcggggccATGTCCCAGCCCGAggcggagcgggcgggcggcgcggcggagcccgAGCCGGAGCCCGAGCCGGAGCCCGAGCCggagcccgagcccgagccccccgggcgggcgccgcagcgcagccgcggccggcggctctCGGCCCGCTTCAGCCGCCGCAGCTCggcagagctggagctgctgggctacgcggcggcggcgggtccgGGCCGCGCGGGGTCCGggtcgccgccgcccgccaccCGCCGCCGGGAGCCCGAGGAGACGGAGAGCGAGGAGGTGGAGACGCGCGCCGTGGCCACCTCCCCCGACGGCCGCTTCCTCAAGTTCGACATCGAGATCGGCCGCGGCTCCTTCAAGACCGTGTACAAGGGGCTGGACACGGAGACCACCGTGGAGGTGGCCTGGTGCGAGCTGCAG ACGCGGAAGCTGTCCAAGACGGAGCGGCAGCGCTTCAGCGAGGAGGTGGAGATGCTGAAGGGGCTGCAGCACCCCAACATTGTTCGCTTCTACGACTCCTGGAAGTCATCCATCAAGGGGCAGATCTGCATCGTGCTGGTCACTGAGCTCATGACCTCCGGCACCCTGAAAAC CTATCTGAGGCGGTTCAAGGAGATGAAGCTGAAGGTGCTGCAGCGCTGGAGCCGGCAGATCCTCAAGGGGCTGCACTTCCTGCACACCCGCTCGCCCCCCATCATCCACCGCGACCTCAAGTGCGACAACATCTTCATCACTGGCCCCACCGGCTCCGTCAAGATTGGCGACTTGGGCCTGGCCACGCTCAAGTGCGCCTCCTTCGCCAAGAGCGTCATAG GCACCCCCGAGTTCATGGCGCCGGAGATGTACGAGGAGAAGTACGACGAGGCGGTGGACGTGTACGCCTTCGGCATGTGCATGCTGGAGATGGCCACCTCGGAGTACCCCTACTCAGAGTGCCAGAACGCCGCCCAGATCTACCGCAAGGTCACCTCG GGGCTGAAGCCCAGCAGCTTCTACAAAGTGAAGGTGCCAGAGCTGAAGGAGATCATCGAGGGCTGCATCCGCATGGACAAGGACGAGAG GTACACCATCCAGGACCTGCTGGAGCACTCCTTCTTCCAGGAGGACACCGGGGTGCACGTGGAACTGGCCGAGGAGGACGACGGTGTCAAGTCGGGGCTCAAGCTCTGGCTGCGCATGGATGACACGAAGAAGCTGCACGGCAAGTACAAGGACAACAACGCCATTGAGTTCCTCTTCGAGCTCTACAAGGACGTGGCTGAGGAGGTGGCTCAGGAGATG GTGATCCTGGGCTTCATCTGCGAGGCCGACTACAAGCTGGTGGCCAAGGCGGTGCGGGACCGCGTGGTGGCCATCAAGCGCAAGCGGGAGAAGCTGAAGCGGGCGCGGGAGGCAGCGCTGCGTGCCGAGCcgcagccggagccggagcccgTGCCGGGcgtgctgcagctgctggaggagctgaAGTCCCCGGGGacgccgcgcagccccgccgcctccccggccACCCCCGGCTCCGCTGACTCCGTCTTCGGCAGCGCCTTCCCCCCGGAGCCCGAGGAGCCGGAGGCCGACCAGCACCAGCACTTTGCCTACCGCCACGCCAGCTACTCCTCGGCCACCT CCGACGGCGAGACCGACGGCTACCTGAGCTCCTCGGGCTTCCTGGactcgccgccgccgccgccgccgtggggGGACAcggccgggccgccggccgcccgccccgcgcacCCCTTCCCCACG AGCGTGGCCGCGCGGCTGCCCGCCTCCGCCGGCGACGTCTCCTCGCCCGTGGACAG CTACGCCTCGGACGTGGCCTCCGGCCCCAGCGACGGCTGCGAGGGGCTCTCGGCCGGCGAGCGGggcgcgcgggcgccgggccggcggccggcggggaAGCTGCTGCGGCGACGCGCCCGCTCCAGGCTGCGCATCACCAAC GTCTCCGACCAGAGCGACCGCGTGGTGGAGTGCCAGCTGCAGACCTACAACAACAAGATGGTGACCTTCAAGTTCGACCTGGACGGGGACAGCCCCGAGGAGATCGCGGCCGTCATG GTCCGCAGCGAGTTCATCCTGGAGTCGGAGCAGGACGGGTTCATCCGCCGCCTGCGGGACATCATCCACCGCGTGGAGACCCTGCTGCGCAAGGAGGGGCacgccgccgcgctgcccgccggccccgccgccgccagccccgtcCCC GCAgacctgcagctgcaggagctctCGCGCTCCGTCTCCTCGTCCTCGCTCAGCGGTACGTACCACGGTGCCCCGGCGCGCTCGGGCCCGCCAGCGCCGGCGCTCACCGCCCTCCCCGCAGACCTGGGCTGCATCAGCCCCAGCCTCTCGCTGCCCTCGCCGCCGCTGCCCTCGCCGAGCAGCTCCCCATCGGAGAGCGACCTCGCCAGCCCCACCGAGCCGCTGGCAGCAG TGATGAGCGTGGCCCACACGCTGCTGCCCGCCGTCTCCTCTGTCGCCGGCTCGGGCGCCCGCCTCTACCCGCCGCTGCTGCCTCGGCCCCAGAGTTTGGCTCTTGCATCACCGCACTTCACCTACCCCGCTGCTGCCCCGGTGCCGGCGGGGACCGGTGGTCCTGCTGGTGAGGGCCCCGTGCCGGCACCGGCCCCTCTGGGCACTGAGGCCCCAGCAAGTCCCCTGCCGCCGCCACTGAGCCCCTCGGTGCCGGGCAGGGTGCAAGGCAGTGTG GTGCCGCTCGGCTCCCCCAAGCCCGGCCACCAGCTCATCGTTTCAGAGTCgccggccgccggggcgcccaAGCCCCAGCTCTCGCCCATCAACGAAG AAGCCAGGCCCCAGATCCTGGGCCGGTTCCAGGTGATGCCATCCCGGGACCCGGCCGAGagctccccgccgccgggccaCGATGGCAGCGAGCCAGCTGGCCGGGAGCCCTGGGAGCCAACGGCCAGCGGCtccccgctgcccgcggcccccgctGCTGAGGGCAGCACGAGCAGCGACTCGGACTCCGTGCTGGAGACGGTGGTGCAGGAACCCGAGGCTGAGGATGTGCTGGCGGAGGAGGGCACACCGGTGGCGCCGCCGGAGAGCGACCGGGAGGGCCCTGGGGAGGAGGGCGCAGAGAGCACGTCCCAGGCGGTGCTGAGCCAGGTGTGGCTGAGCTGCTCCCGCAGCATGTCCTACCTGAGCAGCGATGACACTGAGAGCGAGGATGAGGAGATCTGGGAGGAGCTGCAGAAACTGCGGCAGAA GCACCTCGCCgaagtgcagctgctgcagagcgcCCAGAAGAAGGAGATCGAGGAGCTGTACCTGCGCATGGGGAAGCAGCCGCCACTGGGCATCGTCTCCCCCGCAGCCATGCTCTCCAGCCGCCAGCGCCGCCTCTCCAAGGGCAGCTTCAACCCATCGCGCCGCAACAGCCTGCAGCGCCTGGAGCTGGCGCAGCCCGCAGGTATCGCGGGGCCTGTGCCGGGCGCAGCTCGGTGCCCTCACCCCTGCGTCGCCCCGCTCAGCGCCATCTGCCCCTGCAGGAATCATGCGTCGAAACTCGCTGAGCGGCAGCAGCACTGGCTCCCAGGAGCAGCGACTCAGCAAGGGGGTGACCTTTGCTGA
- the WNK4 gene encoding serine/threonine-protein kinase WNK4 isoform X2, whose protein sequence is MLAAEPAAAGGAMSQPEAERAGGAAEPEPEPEPEPEPEPEPEPPGRAPQRSRGRRLSARFSRRSSAELELLGYAAAAGPGRAGSGSPPPATRRREPEETESEEVETRAVATSPDGRFLKFDIEIGRGSFKTVYKGLDTETTVEVAWCELQTRKLSKTERQRFSEEVEMLKGLQHPNIVRFYDSWKSSIKGQICIVLVTELMTSGTLKTYLRRFKEMKLKVLQRWSRQILKGLHFLHTRSPPIIHRDLKCDNIFITGPTGSVKIGDLGLATLKCASFAKSVIGTPEFMAPEMYEEKYDEAVDVYAFGMCMLEMATSEYPYSECQNAAQIYRKVTSGLKPSSFYKVKVPELKEIIEGCIRMDKDERYTIQDLLEHSFFQEDTGVHVELAEEDDGVKSGLKLWLRMDDTKKLHGKYKDNNAIEFLFELYKDVAEEVAQEMVILGFICEADYKLVAKAVRDRVVAIKRKREKLKRAREAALRAEPQPEPEPVPGVLQLLEELKSPGTPRSPAASPATPGSADSVFGSAFPPEPEEPEADQHQHFAYRHASYSSATSDGETDGYLSSSGFLDSPPPPPPWGDTAGPPAARPAHPFPTSVAARLPASAGDVSSPVDSYASDVASGPSDGCEGLSAGERGARAPGRRPAGKLLRRRARSRLRITNVSDQSDRVVECQLQTYNNKMVTFKFDLDGDSPEEIAAVMVRSEFILESEQDGFIRRLRDIIHRVETLLRKEGHAAALPAGPAAASPVPADLQLQELSRSVSSSSLSGTYHGAPARSGPPAPALTALPADLGCISPSLSLPSPPLPSPSSSPSESDLASPTEPLAADAPGVVARTWAPAPAWPAAAPVSPPPAPDSPGGPAAPAPPLALPSLPPVPGAPGSPPAPPWAPSAPLLSLANVFSLAVMSVAHTLLPAVSSVAGSGARLYPPLLPRPQSLALASPHFTYPAAAPVPAGTGGPAGEGPVPAPAPLGTEAPASPLPPPLSPSVPGRVQGSVVPLGSPKPGHQLIVSESPAAGAPKPQLSPINEARPQILGRFQVMPSRDPAESSPPPGHDGSEPAGREPWEPTASGSPLPAAPAAEGSTSSDSDSVLETVVQEPEAEDVLAEEGTPVAPPESDREGPGEEGAESTSQAVLSQVWLSCSRSMSYLSSDDTESEDEEIWEELQKLRQKHLAEVQLLQSAQKKEIEELYLRMGKQPPLGIVSPAAMLSSRQRRLSKGSFNPSRRNSLQRLELAQPAGIAGPVPGAARCPHPCVAPLSAICPCRNHASKLAERQQHWLPGAATQQGGDLC, encoded by the exons ATGCTGGCGGCGGAGCCggccgctgccggcggggccATGTCCCAGCCCGAggcggagcgggcgggcggcgcggcggagcccgAGCCGGAGCCCGAGCCGGAGCCCGAGCCggagcccgagcccgagccccccgggcgggcgccgcagcgcagccgcggccggcggctctCGGCCCGCTTCAGCCGCCGCAGCTCggcagagctggagctgctgggctacgcggcggcggcgggtccgGGCCGCGCGGGGTCCGggtcgccgccgcccgccaccCGCCGCCGGGAGCCCGAGGAGACGGAGAGCGAGGAGGTGGAGACGCGCGCCGTGGCCACCTCCCCCGACGGCCGCTTCCTCAAGTTCGACATCGAGATCGGCCGCGGCTCCTTCAAGACCGTGTACAAGGGGCTGGACACGGAGACCACCGTGGAGGTGGCCTGGTGCGAGCTGCAG ACGCGGAAGCTGTCCAAGACGGAGCGGCAGCGCTTCAGCGAGGAGGTGGAGATGCTGAAGGGGCTGCAGCACCCCAACATTGTTCGCTTCTACGACTCCTGGAAGTCATCCATCAAGGGGCAGATCTGCATCGTGCTGGTCACTGAGCTCATGACCTCCGGCACCCTGAAAAC CTATCTGAGGCGGTTCAAGGAGATGAAGCTGAAGGTGCTGCAGCGCTGGAGCCGGCAGATCCTCAAGGGGCTGCACTTCCTGCACACCCGCTCGCCCCCCATCATCCACCGCGACCTCAAGTGCGACAACATCTTCATCACTGGCCCCACCGGCTCCGTCAAGATTGGCGACTTGGGCCTGGCCACGCTCAAGTGCGCCTCCTTCGCCAAGAGCGTCATAG GCACCCCCGAGTTCATGGCGCCGGAGATGTACGAGGAGAAGTACGACGAGGCGGTGGACGTGTACGCCTTCGGCATGTGCATGCTGGAGATGGCCACCTCGGAGTACCCCTACTCAGAGTGCCAGAACGCCGCCCAGATCTACCGCAAGGTCACCTCG GGGCTGAAGCCCAGCAGCTTCTACAAAGTGAAGGTGCCAGAGCTGAAGGAGATCATCGAGGGCTGCATCCGCATGGACAAGGACGAGAG GTACACCATCCAGGACCTGCTGGAGCACTCCTTCTTCCAGGAGGACACCGGGGTGCACGTGGAACTGGCCGAGGAGGACGACGGTGTCAAGTCGGGGCTCAAGCTCTGGCTGCGCATGGATGACACGAAGAAGCTGCACGGCAAGTACAAGGACAACAACGCCATTGAGTTCCTCTTCGAGCTCTACAAGGACGTGGCTGAGGAGGTGGCTCAGGAGATG GTGATCCTGGGCTTCATCTGCGAGGCCGACTACAAGCTGGTGGCCAAGGCGGTGCGGGACCGCGTGGTGGCCATCAAGCGCAAGCGGGAGAAGCTGAAGCGGGCGCGGGAGGCAGCGCTGCGTGCCGAGCcgcagccggagccggagcccgTGCCGGGcgtgctgcagctgctggaggagctgaAGTCCCCGGGGacgccgcgcagccccgccgcctccccggccACCCCCGGCTCCGCTGACTCCGTCTTCGGCAGCGCCTTCCCCCCGGAGCCCGAGGAGCCGGAGGCCGACCAGCACCAGCACTTTGCCTACCGCCACGCCAGCTACTCCTCGGCCACCT CCGACGGCGAGACCGACGGCTACCTGAGCTCCTCGGGCTTCCTGGactcgccgccgccgccgccgccgtggggGGACAcggccgggccgccggccgcccgccccgcgcacCCCTTCCCCACG AGCGTGGCCGCGCGGCTGCCCGCCTCCGCCGGCGACGTCTCCTCGCCCGTGGACAG CTACGCCTCGGACGTGGCCTCCGGCCCCAGCGACGGCTGCGAGGGGCTCTCGGCCGGCGAGCGGggcgcgcgggcgccgggccggcggccggcggggaAGCTGCTGCGGCGACGCGCCCGCTCCAGGCTGCGCATCACCAAC GTCTCCGACCAGAGCGACCGCGTGGTGGAGTGCCAGCTGCAGACCTACAACAACAAGATGGTGACCTTCAAGTTCGACCTGGACGGGGACAGCCCCGAGGAGATCGCGGCCGTCATG GTCCGCAGCGAGTTCATCCTGGAGTCGGAGCAGGACGGGTTCATCCGCCGCCTGCGGGACATCATCCACCGCGTGGAGACCCTGCTGCGCAAGGAGGGGCacgccgccgcgctgcccgccggccccgccgccgccagccccgtcCCC GCAgacctgcagctgcaggagctctCGCGCTCCGTCTCCTCGTCCTCGCTCAGCGGTACGTACCACGGTGCCCCGGCGCGCTCGGGCCCGCCAGCGCCGGCGCTCACCGCCCTCCCCGCAGACCTGGGCTGCATCAGCCCCAGCCTCTCGCTGCCCTCGCCGCCGCTGCCCTCGCCGAGCAGCTCCCCATCGGAGAGCGACCTCGCCAGCCCCACCGAGCCGCTGGCAGCAG ACGCCCCCGGTGTGGTGGCACGGACCtgggccccggctccggcgtGGCCGGCGGCAGCTCCAGTGTCCCCACCGCCCGCCCCTGACAGCCCAGGggggccggccgcgccggccccacCGCTGGCCCTCCCGTCCCTGCCGCCAGTGCCGGGGGCGCCCGGCAGCCCCCCAGCTCCACCCTGGGCCCCCAGCGCCCCACTACTCTCCCTGGCCAACGTCTTCTCGCTGGCAGTGATGAGCGTGGCCCACACGCTGCTGCCCGCCGTCTCCTCTGTCGCCGGCTCGGGCGCCCGCCTCTACCCGCCGCTGCTGCCTCGGCCCCAGAGTTTGGCTCTTGCATCACCGCACTTCACCTACCCCGCTGCTGCCCCGGTGCCGGCGGGGACCGGTGGTCCTGCTGGTGAGGGCCCCGTGCCGGCACCGGCCCCTCTGGGCACTGAGGCCCCAGCAAGTCCCCTGCCGCCGCCACTGAGCCCCTCGGTGCCGGGCAGGGTGCAAGGCAGTGTG GTGCCGCTCGGCTCCCCCAAGCCCGGCCACCAGCTCATCGTTTCAGAGTCgccggccgccggggcgcccaAGCCCCAGCTCTCGCCCATCAACGAAG CCAGGCCCCAGATCCTGGGCCGGTTCCAGGTGATGCCATCCCGGGACCCGGCCGAGagctccccgccgccgggccaCGATGGCAGCGAGCCAGCTGGCCGGGAGCCCTGGGAGCCAACGGCCAGCGGCtccccgctgcccgcggcccccgctGCTGAGGGCAGCACGAGCAGCGACTCGGACTCCGTGCTGGAGACGGTGGTGCAGGAACCCGAGGCTGAGGATGTGCTGGCGGAGGAGGGCACACCGGTGGCGCCGCCGGAGAGCGACCGGGAGGGCCCTGGGGAGGAGGGCGCAGAGAGCACGTCCCAGGCGGTGCTGAGCCAGGTGTGGCTGAGCTGCTCCCGCAGCATGTCCTACCTGAGCAGCGATGACACTGAGAGCGAGGATGAGGAGATCTGGGAGGAGCTGCAGAAACTGCGGCAGAA GCACCTCGCCgaagtgcagctgctgcagagcgcCCAGAAGAAGGAGATCGAGGAGCTGTACCTGCGCATGGGGAAGCAGCCGCCACTGGGCATCGTCTCCCCCGCAGCCATGCTCTCCAGCCGCCAGCGCCGCCTCTCCAAGGGCAGCTTCAACCCATCGCGCCGCAACAGCCTGCAGCGCCTGGAGCTGGCGCAGCCCGCAGGTATCGCGGGGCCTGTGCCGGGCGCAGCTCGGTGCCCTCACCCCTGCGTCGCCCCGCTCAGCGCCATCTGCCCCTGCAGGAATCATGCGTCGAAACTCGCTGAGCGGCAGCAGCACTGGCTCCCAGGAGCAGCGACTCAGCAAGGGGGTGACCTTTGCTGA